A single genomic interval of Malania oleifera isolate guangnan ecotype guangnan chromosome 13, ASM2987363v1, whole genome shotgun sequence harbors:
- the LOC131145888 gene encoding LOW QUALITY PROTEIN: probable disease resistance protein At4g27220 (The sequence of the model RefSeq protein was modified relative to this genomic sequence to represent the inferred CDS: inserted 3 bases in 2 codons; deleted 1 base in 1 codon; substituted 1 base at 1 genomic stop codon), whose protein sequence is MVLALCRHVTPLRLTILGYVAWFAAVVGVTPKRLAFTILPFMALGAWCGGWISQRTLPLSILAITRTIVLLLLPLSLLRTEFETEVGIIGSLVLLEARKADQSIEVENLEFRTGRKRKREVENWLTNEQRIKDEVRSIEQEVPGGINLSHIHLGNQIEKMTKEVEELLEQGKFAEGLTEDVHEPLELLTVKLVGQKVEESMKKLLACIMDDXLFSLGIYGMGGVGKTTLAMHIHNELLKNPRSYDRVYWITVSQQFSIYKLQGDIAKELGLENLPSEENRGKRAATLFRALANRKKMVLILDDMWEHFTLEKVGIPIGPDGPKLILTTRSLSVCRQMVSQEIIKVEPLSNDEAWELFMEKIKPYDKLSPDVKVAAMSMAEECRGLALGIITMARSMXGVNDIHEWRTVVKELRESKSGRPDMEEEVFSILRISYGHLKDPIVQQCFLYCALFPEDSVMKRKKLIRYFIAEGLIDRMDSRQAEFDKGHTILNELENSCLLENATRGENSTYVKMHDLVRDMALQISGPSFLVKAGLELREIPEDWAQDLERVSLMHNDMTEIKAGMSPRCPKLSTLMLQENRLKKIPGSLFLQMCALKVLDLSRNTVLQRLPNTISDLENLTALLLRDCRSLKYVPSLAKLRALKELDLGGTGIEEAPESMVNLVNLKVLYMDCLKENVVVGEEILHQMRDLEKFVGRFGDVRRFPPRLNAYSIIVGSGNVDDFEEMQWYSSRAVILKGCSVNTEILVHLPPNIEYLNFHRCHDLRALLCGTFSSLKVLKIGGCPKIKKLFTRGFLQQYLPSLEKIIVQNCEQMEEIVAGEEEREVNGTFSSLKVLKIGGCPKIKKLFTRELLQQYLRNLETIRVWECEQMEEIVAGEEEREVNGTFSSLKVLKIGGCPKIKKLFTRGLLQQYLRNLETIRVWECEQMEEIVEGEEEREVNGTFSSLKELEIVGCPKIKKLFTLGLLQQYLPSLETIIVENCEQMEEIVAGEEEREVNGTFSSLKVLEIVGCPKIKKLFTRGLLHQCLPSQETINVQNCKQMEEIVAGEEENDDWATADLSITCSASNNDEIGIKTIHLPKLRILRLWNLPELKSICRGKMVCDTLHTFDIIRECPKLKRLPLXLPLRLMDGQPSPPLALQEIIADNDEWWESLVWDHPAAKPALQLPQYT, encoded by the exons ATGGTTCTAGCTCTGTGCAGGCATGTCACTCCTCTGCGCCTAACAATTTTAGGATATGTGGCCTGGTTTGCCGCAGTTGTAGGAGTTACCCCAAAACGGCTAGCATTCACCATcttgccatttatggcacttggtgCATGGTGTGGAGGATGGATCTCCCAGAGAACTCTGCCGCTTAGTATTCTAGCGATAACTCGaaccatagttcttcttcttcttccactgtccttgTTGAGGACcg AATTTGAAACGGAAGTTGGTATTATTGGAAGCTTGGTATTATTGGAAGCTCGTAAGGCTGACCAAAGCATAGAAGTTGAAAATTTGGAGTTTCGAACGGGAAGGAAACGAAAGAGGGAAGTTGAAAATTGGTTGACAAATGAACAAAGAATAAAAGATGAGGTACGAAGTATAGAACAAGAAGTCCCTGGGGGCATAAATCTTTCACACATACATCTTGGGAATCAAATTGAGAAAATGACCAAGGAAGTGGAAGAACTTTTAGAACAAGGTAAATTTGCTGAAGGGCTCACAGAAGATGTGCACGAACCCTTAGAACTATTGACAGTGAAATTAGTGGGCCAAAAAGTAGAAGAGAGCATGAAAAAACTCTTGGCATGCATAATGGATG TTTTGTTCAGCCTTGGCATCTACGGAATGGGGGGAGTTGGGAAAACCACACTTGCAATGCATATCCACAATGAACTCTTAAAGAATCCTCGAAGTTATGATCGTGTTTACTGGATCACTGTATCTCAACAATTCAGTATTTACAAATTGCAGGGTGACATTGCCAAAGAACTTGGCCTAGAAAATCTTCCTTCGGAGGAGAAT AGAGGAAAAAGAGCTGCCACTTTGTTCAGAGCATTGGCAAACAGGAAGAAAATGGTGCTAATTTTAGATGATATGTGGGAGCATTTTACCCTGGAAAAAGTCGGGATACCTATTGGGCCAGATGGGCCTAAGTTGATTCTAACCACTCGATCATTATCAGTGTGTCGCCAAATGGTTTCCCAAGAAATAATCAAAGTGGAGCCTCTTTCAAATGACGAAGCTTGGGAGCTATTCATGGAAAAAATCAAGCCTTATGATAAACTTTCTCCAGATGTGAAAGTTGCTGCTATGTCCATGGCTGAAGAATGTAGGGGTTTGGCACTTGGGATAATCACAATGGCTAGAAGCATGTGAGGAGTCAATGACATTCATGAATGGAGGACTGTTGTGAAGGAATTGAGAGAATCAAAGTCAGGGAGACCTGATATGGAAGAGGAGGTCTTCTCTATATTGAGAATCAGCTATGGTCACCTGAAGGATCCAATAGTGCAGCAGTGTTTCTTATATTGCGCACTGTTTCCCGAAGACAGTgtaatgaaaagaaagaaattgataAGGTACTTTATTGCCGAGGGACTGATAGACAGAATGGACAGTAGGCAGGCCGAGTTTGACAAGGGTCACACCATATTAAATGAACTGGAAAACTCTTGCTTGCTAGAAAATGCAACGAGGGGTGAAAACTCAACATATGTGAAGATGCATGATTTGGTAAGAGACATGGCGCTACAAATAAGTGGTCCTAGTTTCTTGGTAAAAGCTGGACTTGAATTGAGAGAAATACCGGAGGACTGGGCACAGGATCTAGAGAGAGTTTCCTTAATGCATAATGATATGACAGAAATTAAGGCAGGGATGTCACCAAGATGTCCTAAACTCTCAACCTTGATGCTACAGGAAAATCGTTTGAAGAAAATTCCAGGATCTTTATTTTTGCAGATGTGTGCCCTTAAAGTTCTTGATTTATCTAGAAATACAGTTCTACAGAGGCTACCAAATACCATATCAGACTTGGAGAATCTTACTGCATTATTGCTTAGAGATTGTCGGAGTCTAAAATATGTGCCTTCACTAGCAAAGCTTCGGGCATTAAAGGAGTTGGACCTTGGAGGGACTGGTATAGAAGAAGCACCTGAAAGTATGGTGAATTTGGTCAACCTGAAAGTCTTGTATATGGATTGTCTAAAGGAGAATGTAGTTGTAGGAGAAGAGATACTGCATCAAATGAGGGATCTCGAAAAATTTGTTGGCCGATTTGGGGATGTGAGAAGATTTCCCCCACGGCTGAATGCCTACTCTATAATAGTTGGATCCGGAAATGTTGATGATTTTGAAGAAATGCAGTGGTATTCTTCTAGAGCAGTAATTTTAAAGGGGTGTAGTGTGAATACCGAGATccttgttcatttacctcctaaCATTGAGTACCTAAATTTTCATAGGTGTCATGATTTAAGGGCACTTCTATGCGGCACATTTTCTAGTCTCAAAGTGTTGAAAATAGGTGGGTGCCCAAAAATCAAGAAGCTGTTCACACGTGGGTTCCTGCAGCAATATCTTCCTAGCCTGGAAAAAATCATTGTCCAGAACTGCGAGCAAATGGAGGAGATAGTAGCAggtgaagaagaaagagaagtcAATGGCACATTTTCAAGTCTCAAAGTGTTGAAAATAGGTGGGTGCCCAAAAATCAAGAAGCTGTTCACACGTGAATTGCTGCAGCAATATCTTCGTAACCTGGAAACAATCAGAGTCTGGGAATGCGAGCAAATGGAGGAGATAGTAGCAggtgaagaagaaagagaagtcAATGGCACATTTTCAAGTCTCAAAGTGTTGAAAATAGGTGGGTGCCCAAAAATCAAGAAGCTGTTCACACGTGGGTTGCTGCAGCAGTATCTTCGTAACCTGGAAACAATCAGAGTCTGGGAATGCGAGCAAATGGAGGAGATAGTAGAAggtgaagaagaaagagaagtcAATGGCACATTTTCAAGTCTCAAAGAGTTGGAAATAGTTGGGTGCCCAAAAATCAAGAAGCTGTTCACACTTGGGTTGCTGCAGCAATATCTCCCTAGCCTGGAAACAATCATTGTCGAGAACTGCGAGCAAATGGAGGAGATAGTAGCAggtgaagaagaaagagaagtcAATGGCACATTTTCAAGTCTCAAAGTGTTGGAAATAGTTGGTTGCCCAAAAATCAAGAAGCTGTTCACACGTGGGTTGCTGCACCAATGTCTTCCTAGCCAGGAAACAATCAATGTCCAGAACTGCAAGCAAATGGAGGAGATAGTAGCAggtgaagaagaaaatgatgacTGGGCAACTGCTGATCTAAGTATTACCTGTTCAGCCTCAAACAATGACGAAATCGGCATAAAAACAATCCACCTTCCAAAATTGAGGATATTACGGTTGTGGAATCTACCAGAATTGAAAAGCATTTGTAGGGGAAAGATGGTTTGTGATACTCTTCATACTTTTGATATAATAAGGGAGTGTCCAAAGCTAAAGAGGCTCCCTCT TCTCCCCCTGCGTCTCATGGATGGACAACCATCTCCTCCCCTTGCTCTCCAGGAAATCATTGCTGATAATGATGAATGGTGGGAATCGTTGGTCTGGGACCATCCCGCTGCTAAACCTGCCCTGCAACTTCCTCAATATACGTAG